In Sesamum indicum cultivar Zhongzhi No. 13 linkage group LG8, S_indicum_v1.0, whole genome shotgun sequence, the sequence ttcatatcaaTTTGGAAATTTTGTTGGATAATAGAAACTGAAAAATGGGCCGAGTTATAAGCGGCCCAGCCCAATATATTACACATTTAGAAAATGGGCCTAAGATTGGGCCCAAAATATGGGCGATTTCAGCCTGGCCCAGCCCAGAGGCCACTTGGGAACTGGAAAGTACATAAAGGGTAAAAGCGTAAATGCACAAGTGTGTGTCTGGTGAGCGAGAGGTTCCCAGTGGGTGTGCTGATTTGtgcgaaaattaaaaaacagtAGAAGGAATCCATTCccccaaaaagaagaaaataataaaatagaaaaaggggGGACTGTTTGGCGACTCAGAGCGAGGGAATCTAGCGATTAATCAAACCCTAGTTCAATCGCTCTGGTGATTCTGGCTCAAATTCTTTGATATTTGGATCAAATCTCGATCATTTTGGGATTTCTCTGTGTTTTCTCAATATGGTCAGTGCTAATATTTCCCGTCATTTCCTGcgaaattatcttttttcgGTGTTGGATTTTTTAGCGGTATTGATTCATTAGCATGCAACTTAGAAGTTTCCAGCTGAATATGTTTCTTATAGCTGTTATTAGTGTTCTAATCGTTGTTATGAGCAGTATTTTGTTATTGCCGAAGTTGTTGTTATCGGTAAGTTTAGTGTTTGCTTTACTGGCAGTCACGAGTTAATCCCGCAGATTTCTGTTTTGAAGGAGCTGAAACGAACCAGCTTTTTGGACTTTCTTTTGGTGATATATGTGGAATTGATTACTCTGACGTTTTGTTTGCCTGACAGAACAAGTTGGGTAGAGGGCAGCGTGACAAAGTGCAGCAATTCATGTCAATTACTGGGGCGAGGTATCTTAACAGTCAATTGTGTTTTAAGGCTTGAACTTtcgtaaattttatgaattatgatATATAGAGAGGTCTCCATTTGAACATGCCTCTCTTCATGTGGTTTGCAGATTTTCCTTATGTTTTTCTCAATTGTCTACTCTTGTGCCTCTTATATAAAATGGTGAAATTTCAGTAgagtttaatatttgtttactTTTGGTGTGATGTACTTGTGTATCTACTGCAGGATCTAGTGCCTTGCTAGGTTTGGAAGTGAAATTTCCTTTTTGCTAGATACAATTTTGGCATGTCTGCTTTTTCTGATTATTTGCTTGACTTATTGTACcttaaaaatcatgaatatTTCCTCCAAGCATGCTGCATGTGGCCTCGTTAATTAGTAAAACTCTCTAAATCCTATGATACAATCTTCtgaaaagtataaattaactTTTATCCCGTTTActttcttctttctatttttctctgtCAATGCATAATGGTCCCAGTCATAGGATGTCACGAGATAATTTGCATGCTCATTCAAAGCTTAAGTAACTTTGGATGCTTACTATGAGGATTAGCTTCTAGATTCTGAGTGCGTTGGTGTGGCATTCACTTCTACTTTCCATGTTTTAGTCCTCTAATTGCTGTAGATGATGGTTTTTTGTGTAGTTTAGCTGTTACTCTTTTATTTGGATGCAGTGAGAAAGTTGCTATCCATGCCCTGAAGTCCAGTGATTGGCAATTTGAAGGAGCATTTGACATATTTTACAGCCATCCCCAACTTAAGTCAGTTGCTGACACAAGGCATTTAGAGGAGCTTTACAACAGATACAAAGgcaatttgtttttatctttttttatgtgCAATATTGCATACTGTTTGTATTTGACCATGTTCAACCACTTTCGTcacttttcaagaaataacTTGCAcgttttcatttcaataatttgTCCGGTGGAGAATGTAATATTCCCTCATTGCTCGCATTGAAATTTGAACCGTCGTTCACGTTATATGGTATCAgtgtttcaaattttcttcttataaACCTGTTTTACATGAGCTCCTCTGTCATTCAACTGGAATGATTACTTGTGGACAATGTGGAGATTGAATTATTGTTATGATGGTTTCGAGCTGTAAAGAAAGTTCTCCGATTCATTTCATTCTCTCATCATATGGCATTTTCTTTACTTTCATGTTTCATGTGCCAGCCGAAGATCTGGATCTCTGACAtctgaattataaatttgcacAAGGGTTAGATAGGGTTTTGAACAGGTGTTGCATGCCTCCTCTCACACTTTGACTTTACAATGCTAAATGAATCTCTCTGTTAAGGGAATAgttaaatattcataaaattgtTTAATGTGCTGTGAGTTTTTCAGAGACAGGTTATAGTCATATTCAGCATGGTTTCCTTCCACATTCTTGCCATTTGGGTGTAGTAATCTTACTGCAGGCTGTTAAATTTTCAGATCCTTATGCTGATATGATTTTGGCTGATGGAATCACTCTCCTGTGCAATGACCTTCAGGTAGGCTTGGCAATTAATTACAGTCTCTTACTTTCCAGTCTGTAATTAATGTTATGGAGAAAGAAAATCCTCAAGCATTACTGATGGCTTGGCTTGTATTATATGAAAATCTGGGACCCTATTTTCACATTGCTGTTGTCATTTCTTATCTGTTTAACTGAGTATTGGATAACATGCGgactgtttttttctttttgcaggTTGATCCTCAAGATATTGTCATGGTAAGTTACATCTGAAATGCTACCACGTGTAGTGTTGCTTGCTAGATTATGTGGAATTGCCTGAGATTAGCATTATCAAGTACATTCTATCTTGATGTGTAACTGAAGCATGGTTTGGTTGTTTGAAGCTCCATTTGGTTCTTTGTTCTTCTGTTCTGAAATTGATGCTAAGCTTATATTACTTTTCCCTCTTTCCACCAATCAGAAATCAATGTGGTTGTCCAATGCTTCAAGAAACATGTTTAGAGATGTAATGAAATGGTTTTTCTCTAGCTGGTTGAGGATTGCTAGTTGTGGCCATTCTTTAAATGATGTCAAAAGACCTTGTGATTTTGTTAGTATAAAAACATCCATGTTCTGGTCTTGTAACGTCTATATAAGATAAGACACTAGGATTCCTAGCAACAATGATGACAAGCTATTACCTGAAACTTGCTGAAGCTCATAGAACTGGATGGATTGAGCACTTCCATttgatgcttttttttttttttatgaaattgaatttgagtcGGTTGTGGgaatttttggacaattttgaaCATGTCATCTGGCAGCTTTCTAACTGATTTTAGGATTGAGGTGGAACCATTtcaagttttctttctttgctttAGGCTTCTAAAACTCCATAAGTTGATCTCGTACCCTCAAGAGTTCAAGTTTGTGAGAGGGATATGGTTTACTTGGAAAATTAGCATCAACTAGAGCAGATTCATTTGTCTGTAATGTCATGAGCATTATTGCTAAGATTCTTCCAGTACTTGTTATCAGGATACATTTATCCTCATAATATAGCTTGAGAAATATGACTTTAAATGCAAATCAACACCCTCATGAGATTGTAATCAAACGAATGAAATTACAGAAGTAATTTTGTACAGAAGATGCAAGTGTTTTGCGTTATGATGTTTTGTCTTTCTATCCTAGATGAATTTTGATAAGCCTATGCTTTGTAGTTGGTGGTCTCATGGCATATGAAGGCTGCTACCATGTGTGAATTCTCAAAGCAGGAGTTCATTGGTGGATTACAATCTCTTGGGTGAGTATAAGTGAAGTCTTTCGAAGcttatcttcattttcttcttttatttggtTGATACtgaattgaaattttcatcCTGATGATATTTGACAGGATAGATTCACTCGAGAAGTTCAGAGAAAGAATCCCGTTTATGCGTTCTGAACTGAAAGATGAACGTATGTGATGTCATGGAAATGTGTTGGTAGTCAAAAAGATGTCATTCACTTCTCCAAAATATTGTTCTTTCACTACTTGGTTTTCCCCTCAAATTCTTTTACTTCTTTGTAGTGCTAAATGCCTAATGATTTTTTGCAGTTTCTAGttacttaattttgttatCAGATAGAGTGATAGCAAACAATAAACTtccaatgtgtgtgtgtgttggacATGGTTTCCAAGATGAAGAACTAAAGCAATAATGATATTGACAAGGTTAAATATGGGAAATTTCGCAATTGTtgattatagttttattttctccagAAAAGTTCAGGGAGATCTATAACTTTGCATTTGGCTGGGCAAAAGAGAAGGTAACTTCTTTTACTAATGATTCTTTCTTAATTTGTATTGATCATAGAACTATTAGTTAGTCGGTCCAGGAGTATATCAGTATTCCTGAGATAGTACTTGGTTTCTGCTCGGGCAGTAAAGTTCTGGGACGCCATTTTGGAACTTGTATTTTCTGTGAAGCAGTGAGAAGATTCAAAGGCTTGGTCATAGTTCAAGACAATTAATTCATGTTCATGTTATACCTAGGTGCTGCCACCAAGCAAGGGCATAAAATGGCAAAACATCTATGATAAACTTCGTCacttgggaaaaaaaaaattacaaagcaAGTAGGATATACTAATTattgttcttctttttatcGAAGATTGGTTTAGGATTAGTTAATTATTGTTCTCAGAGTCCTAGTAAGCGAGAGTTGATATTTGTGGTATGGAACTGCTACCTTTGTATGGATGGTCTCGTTTATCTCCTCTCcttgttcttcttctctcttttctcttctgttattttttcaattcactTGGTTCTCTTGGTTTGAGCGTCTACCTCTTTATTGTGTCATCAGACAGCCCTGCACCTTTGGACAGCACACCTGAACTGGCCCGTTTAACCAGAAATTACAATTGCTTTCCTGTTCGCAGCAAGAAAGATCTATAAATTTGTCTTGCGTGCTTTATACTGATTCATAACTACACTTatctttttctcaaattttcgGACTTCAAATCTGGTTACAACTGGCCACAATTCTTATTTTGTTAAGGTTGTTAAATAGTGCATGTATTAGGTTTCTTCTAATTTGTAACTTCCATTATTGAAAGGCATACTTGGAGTAGTAGGTACCTGATATCCTGTTGATTCCAGGGTCAGAAGTCCTTGGCATTGGATACTGCAATTGGAATGTGGCAGTTGCTATTTGCAGAAAAGCAATGGCCGTTAGTGGATCATTGGTGCCAGTTCTTGCAGGTAGAACAAACTTAATctggattttctatttcttatgCCGTGAGTGAATTAATTCTTGTGGTGGTCAAATAGATTCAGATCTGACAGAATCTTTAGCTTTTAAAGAAAGGCactgtattatttaatttccaaGTATCGAACTAGGGACTTTTCGTGCTTAAAACAAGGATTTGTTGCATTTCCTTTGGGATGTAGATAACTTTACttgattttcaattaatagGCAGAATGTGGACATTATATCTCTCAATTTATTGTTGTTGGAGAACTAGTTCTTAAATATTCTTGTATATCTGAATATTTAGCAAATGGCTATTTTCCCTGCTTATGGCATCTTTTTTGGCAATTATAcagcaatttttttatagcaGAGATTATCAaggtgattattttttatgttggtTTTATCATTCAGGCACGGCATAACAAAGCAATTTCTCGTGATACCTGGTCCCAGCTACTGGAGTTTGCAAGGGTAAACAATTAATTCCAATTTGCTAGGGCTTGCTGCATGCATATTATTTCCTAATTTCCACTCTTGCTGATTGCCTATTTCGCACTTTATCATGTACCCaacttcttgaaatttgactCGAGTCCCAATTCTTCAACACTATGCCTTTCCTTGTCCGAAATATTTCCTATAATTTGCATGTTGCGTCCTTAAACataatttgcatttttgcTTTCCATAAGATATCCAAGAATTTTCTAATCTAATTGCTGACTGTTTTAGATGTACCTTTTGCAATAATGCAGACAGTGGATCCTGCATTGTCAAACTATGATCCAGATGGGGCTTGGCCGTATCTGATTGATGAATTTGTTGACTACTTGACTGAAAATGACATAATTCGGAAGGGCAAGTTGAGTGATTGGAGCTACAAACATTGACCAATCTCGGAGCTGTGTATTAATTCGTTCTCTGCTTTCTTTTAGATTGATAatgtaaaattcaaaaaaaaaaacaaaaacaagaaaaaaaaaaaaacaaaagacgAACATAAAGCAAAATTGTGTGTAAAATTGTGGGGGCttgcttttaaaattatacattgatATACTTTTCCTTGTTTCCCATAGTACGGTTCATTCTGGTACAACTAAATGTTGAAGTGGTGTAGTTTCTCAATTGAAGAGAACTACTGCAGTTGTGAGCTTgcaaatgttaatttttcgTTTCAGATCGACCATTTTTCACCTTGGAAAAATCATTGTGGTTAATGCAAACTGAGTCGATTTCTTAGTGCGTGCAGAAGTAGAAGTGAGCAGAATGTAATTGCACGTAGCTGGCTGGCTGGCTGGCTGGCTGGCTGTCCAAAGTCCTTGATTTCAGAACATGTACTTTCATATTAAGTGAGGCTTTTGATGGCTAATTCGGGAATAAGTGAGCATTAAAGACCGAGGCAAGCCTATGCATTTAAACCTTTCTTCTTGATGGTATGACGCATGACCCTTATTTTCTTGTGAAATTTTGTGATGGAGGGTGCAATGCACCTGATTCATTCATGAGTGTTGATCCAAAGAGGGATAGATGGTAATCCACACCATATAATCTAAATAGTTACTGCCTTACAAAGAAAATTCTCAAATACTTGATATGCTCAATTCCATTTATTTCCATGAAGGCTTTCATAACTAGTACACAATCCCTTCAAGCGGCAAGCCCTatcctttctttatttcaGCATTTCCAGGCTTGGCTTCATTTTTCCCATATTTATAGACACTACTGATATTGGAAGTCACATGGCTGCCAGTAAGGCCTTCAGGCGTGCCACCATCCCCATCTGGTGACCCGTCAGGAGGGCCGCCACCAGTGGCACCACAATCTTTAAAGCAAATGCACCTTAGGAGAAACCCCTTGCAGCTCCCGGATATATAACCTTCCTTCTCGCAGATTGCAGCACAGTTATCATTTCTGAAGCATAACCCTCTGAACTGCTGGCTTCTCGTCTGGCATACTGCTGCTTCTGCCCCTATACCTGCACGATACggataaacaaatgaaaacGATTCGCTCTAATTTTGTCCACCGAATAGTGTATATTGAGCTGCAAAAGGGACTGGAAAAATAGCCAGGCTTAGACGACAATGCTTACAGGAAACCAAGAGGACAAGCAGGAAGAGATCAAAGAGCCTCATTGTCATTGTGTTCTTCTACTACTACCTTAAAACAGAGGTAAGCCAACCTTGAGAAGGAAAAGTTATATATAGGTACAGAGTGAGAAAGACATCAAACAGTTGGAAGGAATAGCGTTTGCCCCCACTGACAAGACTCACAAGTGGCCCTGAAAACCACACTTGAatgttattatttgaattttctttgacAATTACATTAAAACGATGATTTAGTTATCTGGTAATTAGTTTAGCTGATCTATAATCATCACAATTTATTGCCGCATCCAAACATGATTCTAACAGATGAGTTCTTGCCAggcaaatactaattaatcttcgtattctccttttttttctagggataatataataaatatatatatatatatatatatatatatatagttgaggGGGTAGATATCATTTATCATACCCTGTCGCAGTAAGGTATAGTTCACATGTGTcccttttgaaaattataagatgtaattaaattaatagtaGGAAAAAAGTCCTACCCGGGCCGAAAGTTCCTCTCCAAATTCTTACATAGGCCTAATAAATGTCACCGCAAATCAATACTCTATTCAAACCCATTAAAACAGATACATTACAGATATGTGTTTATTACTAAAAATCGTAGCTAATTAATAGATGAAATTTACAAGAggacatcaatatttttttttccaattataaaagattataaagTATAGTTTAAAAACCATTCACTTACACTGTAGAATAAGAATAGcgtaacaaaattaaattggcCTActacattttcaattaaaaaatgagtattaCTATAATTAGTTTTAGCTTCACTTGAATGAATTTATGAGCTGCCTCATCcaattaagcatatatattgatgaggGATGGATATCTAAAAGACACAAATACCCTCGAGGGAGGATATTATCGACATTGTGCGTCACAACGGTCATTTTTGTTCCGTATAAGGCAAGAGGATTTGTGGCGTGATTAAGGCAATCGGATCGCGAGGATATAGCCTATTAGGCGACCCAGACGTATGATCCCATATTGACCGCCTTGTTAAGCGGTTTTGAAGGTCTAAGATTAAGGCACGTGGCAATCAGGCAAGGAAAGTTGaggttatataaatatgattagaTTCACACCACAAGAggtaatcaataaattttactgtAATCCTATCATTAAAGGCTAATCATTCGATCTCATTTTTCTGATTTGGGCGTGGGAGTCTTATAGTCGGGCAATGACCCGACTAGTTGACGTGTTTTCTGTTCTATAGGTGCTTCGTTAGATTTGGAGAAGAGGTGGGCTAATTACTAGCATTTCAACCCCATTTCTAGactgatcatatatatatatatatatatatgtgactAAATATGAATAATCTATTTCTCTCACACTTTAGGACGTGAATTATATacctatatattatataggaaaaaaaatatttaaggagCTTTATCCATTCAACACTCCTACTTTATCTTCATTTATGTAAATAGTTAAATATCGATATAGACAATAGCTTACGTGcgattatttttctctttattgtCTATATCAAGATCATTTGTTTCAAATTTGTGTTTCCTGTTATATTcaactatatacatatagtcATTTTTCGTCCCgtaatttagaatatttttacttttagtcctactaattatgtgattctcattttcagttccataactttaaaaatgtaacacttttggtcccatgcATTTAACGTCTACATGgctttttttcattaaatatcaataaaaatgtaCTATGGAACCTGATGAGAGCAAAAAATATGGTGCTAAAATCCATTTGGagtaaaaaatagtaaaataagtGTTAGGAAACAAAAGAGTgttattcttcaatttttacgTACAAGGAAGATATGAACATTAAAGTAAAACTCTAAGTACGAAATTAAagtgttctaatcagctaaaGTTGTAGCATGAAGGTTAAAGCTGTAGTATGATGGTGAAAAGGTGTCTTATCCCGTTTGGGTGAactctctatttataggcaacTATAAGTCGATTGGAAAAGATTGAAAGTGTCGTAGATTTGGTGGAAGGTTTCTCCCATCGGGTGGAGGATCTACAATTCTCGAGGCAATTGGAGTATGTGCAAATCAGAGCATTTTCTATGAATAAAGATGCCTTGTCAGAGATTTCAACGAGGTGGTTGAGAAGACACCATCTTTCAAGCTTTTAGGATTTATAGGTTACTTTTGGGTTGAAAGCGCCACGTGTCCTTGAGTCGGTTGTAAATTCTTATCTGATTTTGTGAGATGTGTTTACAAAGATCCTACATGAATGTCACCTAAACCATCCGTAGACATCGTGCGATATTAACTTTGATTTTGGTTGGAGAATTCCAAATTCTTAAGCTTTCTTGTTAGCCTGTGATGCGCTCTTAAATTTAGGCCTCCTTGAATTTAGGAACGTCTTCTATTAAACTTCCAGAGACTTTACTTACAATGATATATTAGATAAGTTATCTaacataataatgaaaaataatggaaaacTTAAGGTATAAGATGAGTtgattgttaaattattaaattagaaacaTAACAAGtccatattttaatttaatagatGAAAACCAATACCTATACCAATACCAATACCAATACCAAGCTGGCAGCATCtaagcaataaatttttattccaaCTCTTCAACTGTGGTGACATAATAGAGAAGAGGACACAAATCAGGACTCCATCAAAGGCTTCCTGTTAACAACGGTTGCGGGAGGCCCTCCCTCCGGCGGGCCTTCGTCGCCGCCTTCGTCAGGCGGGCCACCTGGATCGcctcctcctccgccgccgccgccaccAGTGCCGCAGTCTTTGCTGCAAATGCATTTCCAGAATTTGCAACGGCCAGTGACGAAGTTCTCTTTCTCGCAGATGGCGGAGCAGTTTCTGTCGCTGAAGCAAAGGCCTGTAAACAGTTTGCTCGGCGACTCGCACACGGCTGCCTCTGCCTCCCCATGCATTATTATCATCTCCTCtgcattcaatttttcatgaagaacataaaagttcaaaataataataataataattatatttcaacatATTACATCGAAAATTTATACTTGTTACAAATTGCCCCTCGGACTGTCCCGTCGTCAAGGGTGCAATcgtaatttaaatatgtaatgGGCGTAGAGTGATTTTTCAATGTGTCTAAGTTCCATAATGTGATTATCCcttaagaatatatttgggTAGGACAATTTGGATTTGTAGAAAGAATTTCCAACGGActctatattaaataatttaaccaaaaatGAGAGGTGATGGAATTGAAATTCTttatactataaaattatccaaacaaatttgaaaaatctgTTATTGAAAGATTCAAAATCCCTCAAAAACTTACGGAAGGCCAAGAGGAGGAGAAAGAGCAGAAGATTTTGGAGTTTGGAAGGCATTTTGATGATGAAAGTTGGAAGGTTGGATGATGATATTGCGATGGGGGGTAGGGTTTTATAGTGAACATGGTACTGATGTTGAAGCATTATCATTCATAACACTTTTCCCATTATTACAAACAAACTCATAATTAGTGAGAGCTTTTTACGTTAATTGCAAATACtcattacattattataatgCTACCCAccactttttcaaaattcaccattTTGTATTGTACAAGTCCTCAAGCGACACCAATTTCTCCAGAATAGTAGGGGATTTTGAAAACAAGACATTTTTCCTTGACgaattttgtgttgtaaaaAGGGAAGAGGAGTAACTCCAACTCCAACCCTTGCACAaactctattttatttaaaggaaTCTGAGACAAGCGTCCTCATTTTCTCTATTCTTCCCATTTTCCCCCTTTTAACTGCTTCCACTCATGCCCACATGTctcttttgttatattttgttaatatcttGGATtcatttaacataaaaatataggacTAATTATATTGCAATTAACTCccgattttatttatgtaatagtTTATACACTATGAAACTCAGGAAATCAATAACTTGTTGATGGATTTGATGATGAGATTGGGGCCGAGTAATTAATTAGGGACAGGGCCTGACGCAAAAACAGCGCCTGCGAAAGCCCCGACACCTGCCGCCCGGAAAACCTTCGTTCCTGCACACCAGCCGACAATTGGTGTTGCTCCAGCACTGTCCCCTGAACCCGTGGCTCTGCGATAAGCACGTCCTGCCATCCGCCTTCACTATCATGCTGTCAAACCCCACCTCTTCGTCTGCATAACAACAATGCTTCATTATACGACATGAAATTAAGATGAAGAAGAGGATCCTCAATACTAGTTTGATGCAAGGAGGAGGAGATATGGAGAGAGGGATTGTGTTACTCACGAGTGGTGAAGAGCAAGAGCAATAGCAGGAGGAGACTGAAGAAGACCTTTGTGCCCATAATGCTTTCTTGTCTCTGGAACACGCCCATCCATCCAACTCATTCATCTTAACAACATTATATACACGCCTACTCTCTTGTGTGAAATAAAGGGTTCTCGACACGTATTGAAGGGGTTGTGACACTTTGCAGCATTGAACTGAATCCTCATCAACCACCGTTTGCAAGTCTCATCACAATTGCATTTTGATTTTCCCATATGCCTCACAATTTACTTGTTGATTTAATCAGGTTATAAATTTGGGTAGCTATTTTTAGTTGGTCTGAGGTGGAATGGCTGCAAAAGACAAAAGatgccaaatttttttttttctttttttctatttggtTGCGTCAACTCTTATCAAAATTCTCATATTTCATTTATCCGCCATTtgtaacaattaattattatactaCAAAGTCAGAAATTCAAGGTCTGTAAACATTAGACAGTACGAAGTAAAGTAAATCTGTGTGTAACTTGAAGATACTTGGAAGATCGAGTTCAGCGGTTACGGAGAAAGAATCTTTAAGGACCTccaaaaagtatataatcCAGAGACGAGAAGCTGGTGCACAATCCCGCACCTCCTAATAcagcaaaaaaatatcaatccaGATGGTACTTACGGTGAGGTGAATATAGAGTGAACCACACTGGTTAGGCTCCTCCTCCTAACCTAAACAACCACACCAATACATGCATTTCTAAATTGAGTttctatactaattaattactagtacattatttcaatatttcaaaGCCTTCATCCCGCGTAGGTGGCTACTGTGATGAAATTTCAAGCACAAAAATCAGCTAAAGATTTTGCAACTACTCCCCACATCCAACCTCTTTGCTCAAACAAAAGAGGCTTCTGCAGCAGCTACTTCTCTACTTAGTCGCTGCCACCAGAGCCATGTGCTCAATCAGGTCCAACACACGGTtactgcaaaaaaaaaaaagaccaaaagACTCATGTAGTGGGCCGAGCTGTTTGGTAGTATGTTACAAAACTTGCACAAATGTAGAAAGAGTATATACCTGTAGCCCCATTCATTATCATACCAAGAGACGAGCTTCATGAAAGACTTGCTAAGTCCAATGCCAGCCTTAGCATCAAATATGCTTGACCTGCAGTGAGAGCCCAAAAGACTGATTAAAAAGTTCCAAGTTcgatacaattacatatagatTGACAGAGCGTGCCCATAATGTAAATGAAATGACCAAGCCCACTAACTGAACAAAACTAGGTGACGTGCCTAACATAACCGAATTAACCACATCTGGATACTTCAAGTTTCAATGAGTTTCAAAATCTTTAGCACCCCATTGAGCTAGTTTCTTCATTATTGTGGTGAGTTTCAAATTAACCTATTATTGGTGTCTCCAAATCCCTCCATCCAAACACAGTCATAGGTAAGATCTTAGATAACATAAGGTCATCAAAAATTTGGGAAACTTCACGACCATATAGAAAGCTGAAGAGTATAAGCAATAAGGGTTTACAACCAAGTGAGGCTCCTTCTGTGGGTTATAAGTTGTAAGATAGACAGATGAGGAGAGAAAATGTATACCTTGAGTCGCCGACAAAATCGTTGGAGACGACATCTTCATCAGTGTATCCAAGGATGCCTCTCAGTGGACCCTCTGAAGCATACCtggaatttttcatgaaaatttaagCATGAGAATGGAAAATACTCAGAATCCCATTCACACCACGCATGTAAAAAAGTGAGCAACAGCAGATTAAAGCAGAGATGTGGTTCACATACTTTATGGCTGCTTTCACATCTTCATAAGAAGCACTCTTCTGAAGTCGACAAGTTAAGTCTACGACAGAGACATTAGGCGTAGGGACACGGAAGGCCATTCCAGTGAGCTTGCCATTAAGTTCTGGAAGAACTTTCCCAACAGCCTAAAGTTTTCGTTTGAAGTATAAATAAGTTGTCGCATAAACTGGAACGTGAAAGGGTTTCCGATTGAAAACTGACACATACCTTTGCTGCACCAGTGGAACTAGGGATGATATTCTGCCCGGCTCCACGGCCACCCCGCCAGTCCTTCATTGAAGGACCATCAACTGTCTTCTGTGTGGCTGAACATCAAGAACAGTGGATTAAGAAGATCCAGGCCTAAG encodes:
- the LOC105168096 gene encoding DCN1-like protein 1: MNKLGRGQRDKVQQFMSITGASEKVAIHALKSSDWQFEGAFDIFYSHPQLKSVADTRHLEELYNRYKDPYADMILADGITLLCNDLQVDPQDIVMLVVSWHMKAATMCEFSKQEFIGGLQSLGIDSLEKFRERIPFMRSELKDEQKFREIYNFAFGWAKEKGQKSLALDTAIGMWQLLFAEKQWPLVDHWCQFLQARHNKAISRDTWSQLLEFARTVDPALSNYDPDGAWPYLIDEFVDYLTENDIIRKGKLSDWSYKH
- the LOC105168095 gene encoding putative defensin-like protein 3, with translation MTMRLFDLFLLVLLVSCIGAEAAVCQTRSQQFRGLCFRNDNCAAICEKEGYISGSCKGFLLRCICFKDCGATGGGPPDGSPDGDGGTPEGLTGSHVTSNISSVYKYGKNEAKPGNAEIKKG
- the LOC105168097 gene encoding uncharacterized protein LOC105168097 — protein: MIMLQHQYHVHYKTLPPIAISSSNLPTFIIKMPSKLQNLLLFLLLLAFQEMIIMHGEAEAAVCESPSKLFTGLCFSDRNCSAICEKENFVTGRCKFWKCICSKDCGTGGGGGGGGGDPGGPPDEGGDEGPPEGGPPATVVNRKPLMES
- the LOC105168098 gene encoding defensin-like protein 1, with product MGVFQRQESIMGTKVFFSLLLLLLLLFTTHEEVGFDSMIVKADGRTCLSQSHGFRGQCWSNTNCRLVCRNEGFPGGRCRGFRRRCFCVRPCP